A genomic stretch from Georgenia muralis includes:
- the fbaA gene encoding class II fructose-bisphosphate aldolase encodes MPIATPESYAEMIDRAKAGKFAYPAINVTSSQTVTAALRGYAEAESDGIIQVSVGGAEYASGSTVKDRVAGSRALAAYAREVAAGYGVTVAIHTDHCVKDNIDSWVRPLLQLEAEEVAAGRLPTFQSHMFDGSTVPLDENLVIAEELLELSQKARTILEIEIGVVGGEEDGHEAAINDKLYTTVEDGLATVRALGTGERGRYLTALTFGNVHGVYKPGAVKLRPEILGEIQDAVGKEVGKDRPFDLVFHGGSGSTAEEIALAVDNGVIKMNVDTDTQYAFTRPVVDHMFKNYDGVLKIDGEVGNKKAYDPRAWGKMAETGMAARIVEACEQLRSAGTKMA; translated from the coding sequence GTGCCCATCGCAACCCCCGAGTCCTACGCCGAGATGATCGACCGGGCGAAGGCGGGCAAGTTCGCCTACCCGGCCATCAACGTCACGTCGTCCCAGACCGTCACCGCCGCGCTCCGCGGGTACGCGGAGGCCGAGTCCGACGGCATCATCCAGGTCTCCGTCGGCGGCGCCGAGTACGCCTCCGGCTCCACCGTGAAGGACCGGGTGGCGGGCTCCCGCGCACTGGCGGCCTACGCCCGCGAGGTCGCGGCCGGCTACGGCGTCACCGTGGCCATCCACACCGACCACTGCGTCAAGGACAACATCGACTCCTGGGTGCGGCCCCTGCTGCAGCTCGAGGCCGAGGAGGTCGCCGCCGGCAGGCTCCCCACCTTCCAGTCGCACATGTTCGACGGCTCCACCGTCCCGCTGGACGAGAACCTCGTCATCGCCGAGGAGCTCCTCGAGCTCTCCCAGAAGGCACGCACGATCCTCGAGATCGAGATCGGCGTCGTCGGCGGCGAGGAGGACGGCCACGAGGCCGCCATCAACGACAAGCTCTACACCACCGTCGAGGACGGCCTCGCCACCGTGCGGGCGCTGGGCACCGGCGAGCGGGGGCGCTACCTCACCGCGCTGACCTTCGGCAACGTCCACGGGGTGTACAAGCCCGGTGCCGTCAAGCTCCGCCCGGAGATCCTCGGCGAGATCCAGGACGCCGTCGGCAAGGAGGTCGGCAAGGACCGTCCGTTCGACCTCGTCTTCCACGGCGGCTCCGGCTCCACCGCCGAGGAGATCGCCCTCGCGGTGGACAACGGCGTCATCAAGATGAACGTCGACACCGACACCCAGTACGCCTTCACCCGGCCCGTCGTGGACCACATGTTCAAGAACTACGACGGCGTCCTCAAGATCGACGGCGAGGTGGGCAACAAGAAGGCCTACGACCCGCGCGCCTGGGGCAAGATGGCCGAGACGGGCATGGCGGCCCGCATCGTCGAGGCCTGCGAGCAGCTCCGCTCCGCCGGCACGAAGATGGCCTGA
- the pyrE gene encoding orotate phosphoribosyltransferase has protein sequence MTNDTPRAQLAALVRELAVVRGEVTLASGITSDFYVDMRRATLHHAAAPLIGHVMLDLLEEAGLGAGEIDAVGGLTMGADPVATAILHAAASRGLDVDAFVVRKEAKSHGMRRIVEGPDVAGRRVVVLEDTSTTGGSPLQAVEALREAGAEVAAVAVVVDRSTGAKERIEAEAKVPYLYALGLADLGIEG, from the coding sequence ATGACCAACGACACCCCGCGCGCACAGCTCGCCGCGCTCGTCCGTGAGCTCGCCGTCGTCCGCGGCGAGGTGACCCTCGCCTCCGGGATCACCTCGGACTTCTACGTCGACATGCGCCGTGCCACGCTCCACCACGCCGCCGCGCCCCTCATCGGGCACGTCATGCTCGACCTCCTCGAGGAGGCCGGTCTCGGCGCGGGCGAGATCGACGCCGTCGGCGGCCTCACGATGGGTGCGGACCCGGTGGCTACCGCCATCCTGCACGCCGCCGCGTCGCGCGGTCTCGACGTCGACGCGTTCGTCGTGCGGAAGGAGGCCAAGTCCCACGGGATGCGCCGCATCGTCGAGGGCCCCGACGTCGCCGGACGGCGGGTCGTCGTCCTGGAGGACACCTCCACCACCGGGGGCAGTCCCCTGCAGGCCGTCGAGGCGCTCCGCGAGGCGGGCGCGGAGGTGGCGGCGGTCGCCGTCGTGGTCGACCGCAGCACCGGCGCCAAGGAGCGCATCGAGGCCGAGGCGAAGGTCCCCTACCTGTACGCCCTGGGTCTGGCCGACCTCGGTATCGAGGGCTGA
- a CDS encoding HAD-IIA family hydrolase encodes MSEPIENWLTDMDGVLVHENQALPGAAEFVERLTQSGRPYLVLTNNSIFTARDLAARLRASGIDVPEERLWTSALATAAFVSQQLPGGSAYVIGEAGLTTALHEAGYVLTETDPDYVILGETRTYSFSSITKAIRLIQGGARFIATNPDSTGPSSEGPLPATGAVAALITKATGREPYFVGKPNPVMIRAALNRIDAHSESTAMIGDRMDTDVLAGMEAGLRTYLVLTGSTKAEDVERYPYRPSEVRDSIADLIELI; translated from the coding sequence ATGAGCGAGCCGATCGAGAACTGGCTCACGGACATGGACGGGGTCCTCGTCCACGAGAACCAGGCGCTGCCCGGGGCCGCGGAGTTCGTCGAGCGGCTCACCCAGAGCGGCCGGCCGTACCTCGTGCTGACGAACAACTCCATCTTCACCGCCCGTGACCTCGCCGCGCGGCTCCGCGCGTCCGGCATCGACGTGCCCGAGGAGCGACTGTGGACCTCGGCGCTGGCGACCGCCGCGTTCGTCAGCCAGCAGCTGCCCGGCGGCAGCGCGTACGTCATCGGCGAGGCGGGGCTCACCACGGCCCTGCACGAGGCGGGCTACGTCCTGACCGAGACCGACCCCGACTACGTGATCCTCGGCGAGACGCGCACCTACTCGTTCTCCTCGATCACCAAGGCGATCCGGCTCATCCAGGGCGGGGCGCGGTTCATCGCCACGAACCCCGACTCCACCGGCCCGTCGAGCGAGGGCCCGCTGCCCGCGACCGGCGCCGTCGCCGCGCTCATCACCAAGGCCACCGGTCGGGAGCCGTACTTCGTGGGCAAGCCCAACCCGGTGATGATCCGCGCCGCGCTCAACCGCATCGACGCGCACTCGGAGTCCACCGCCATGATCGGGGACCGGATGGACACCGACGTCCTGGCGGGCATGGAGGCCGGGCTGCGGACCTACCTCGTGCTCACCGGGTCGACGAAGGCCGAGGACGTCGAGCGCTACCCGTACCGGCCGAGCGAGGTCCGCGACTCCATCGCCGACCTCATCGAGCTGATCTGA
- a CDS encoding TrmH family RNA methyltransferase, producing the protein MRPDPADREVGVGPWPGGPDAWPSDPRLDPELLAEGDRRNVVDRYRYWSVKAIVADVDARRHPLHVAIENFAHDMNIGSVVRTANAFAVAEVHVVGRRRWNRRGAMVTDRYLHLRHHPSVAELLAWAAAAGLPVIGIDNGPGSVPIEHRPLPRACVLLLGQESAGLSEEALDGCAEVLHITQYGSTRSINAGAAAAVAMHAWMLQHAGPAPG; encoded by the coding sequence GTGCGCCCCGACCCCGCCGACCGCGAGGTGGGTGTCGGCCCGTGGCCCGGCGGGCCCGACGCCTGGCCGTCCGACCCCCGGCTCGACCCCGAGCTCCTGGCCGAGGGTGACCGCCGCAACGTCGTCGACCGCTACCGGTACTGGAGCGTCAAGGCGATCGTGGCGGACGTCGACGCCCGCCGGCACCCGTTGCACGTGGCCATCGAGAACTTCGCCCACGACATGAACATCGGCTCGGTGGTGCGCACCGCGAATGCGTTCGCCGTCGCGGAGGTGCACGTCGTGGGCCGACGGCGGTGGAACCGCCGCGGGGCCATGGTCACCGACCGCTACCTCCACCTGCGCCACCACCCGAGCGTCGCCGAGCTCCTCGCCTGGGCCGCCGCGGCGGGCCTGCCGGTCATCGGGATCGACAACGGGCCGGGCTCGGTGCCGATCGAGCACCGGCCGCTCCCGAGGGCGTGCGTCCTGCTCCTCGGCCAGGAGTCCGCCGGTCTGAGCGAGGAGGCGCTCGACGGCTGCGCGGAGGTCCTGCACATCACCCAGTACGGCTCGACGAGATCCATCAACGCCGGCGCCGCGGCCGCCGTCGCCATGCACGCGTGGATGCTGCAGCACGCGGGACCCGCCCCGGGCTGA